The following DNA comes from Pomacea canaliculata isolate SZHN2017 linkage group LG10, ASM307304v1, whole genome shotgun sequence.
ATTTGCCAAAATAGAAAATCTTGAAGCTTATATCTCCAGTGGTTACTCAGGTTAACAAAAGTGGCTACCAAAATAAAAGAGACATTTGTATGCTCAAACTAGTCtccacatatttatatattgcaCTCTTCGAAAGACCTTAATTGTGAAAACACTTCATAGAAGGATATGTATAATCAGCTATAGTCTGTCTGCAACAGATAGAAACATCCAATTAGGAtttgatcattttattttagttcttttttttatatttctacattCCTACTTTCTCTATTTACTATTTATAccattattaatttaaattttatatttattgacgTTCAATTATTGCTGCTATCATCAAATTTATGacttcattttttgttttaacagtgTATGatacaattaaattaaaaatgtaaggaTTTTAAAGTAGAATCACAGTTTTATACATCAAGTTGTTAAAAATACCATCTCCATTCCTAAACATTCTAAATAGGTTTGCAGAGGTCAATTATTAgtaagaagtaaaaaaattgtAGGAATATGGTGAAGAATCAATTATTTTGTACCACTtaccaattatttttttttattttttttaacttgcttgAAGACTTACTGAATGCATTACAGTTAATACATCGTATGCCTGTTATCTATCTGCCTGCAGAATAGACATGGCTTTCTCTCAATTATAATCGAGCATTATTTATAATGATGCCCATGTCAAATTGTGCGtgcaaacatgcaaaaaatgGGTTAAGATGCACTCCATctctatttaatattttatacatttaatgTTAATTCCAGCTCTCTCCCGTTCCCAGAAGCTGCTATATACAAAAAAAgcagtcaaaaataaaactaaactgtTATTTATTGAATAATGTCTTTTCCTTAAGGGAAGATTGAAGAAAAACTAATTCTACTAACTTATTAAACTACAGGATTTATATTTTCAACAGATGCATTCTgaaattatttcctttaaatttatttacatcaagtccccttttttttcaaacagcaaTAGATATATGAAAGCAGGTGCTGTTGTACAGTTTTCacggttttattttttaaatgtgaggATATATTATGATACAATACCACTCACCTTTCTGTTATATTAAGTCGAAGCGGCTCAAtgaatttgttgtttgtctttctaAATCAACTGATTGATTTTGCTGTtacatctttatctttttcataGGACTCATCGCATTCATTGTGTTGTAACAGGAACCCTGCAGGAAGAGTCCGTATAGACAGTGTGTCGTACTTAGATTTTAACAGTCATATCAATGAAGAAGAGAGACAAAATACATAATCCAATGTAgagtatattatttttattctattcttttttttttttttttttttttttattgctgcaaAGAAAGCATTACCTGAATTTAATgacttataattatttttatattttaatttcattttatatttcttattttttttttttttttttttttttttttttttttttttgttttatgaccACTGTTTcctattaaaaataatttatgtttcttaatttttttttgttttgtattttttattcttatctcATCGTGTTTATTTGTTATGGTGAGGAAAACATATAGTAAGTGAATACGCAAAAAGAATACATTTGTTGGTCACCTTGGCTTTTATTAGTGTTTTGTGGCGACGCCTGAGGTAATGATCTCAAGTAATGGCTTTGTTCCAGACAGGAAACAGTAGTGTGTTGGCATCTGCACAGACTGACCTAATAAAGAAggttgataaaaaaaagaatgacgTGAAAAACAACTGTCTCGACTGACACCTCTTGGACCGCCAATGTGATAAAGTCACcgaaaaaaagttataaatttattatttattttttattgtgtaagggagtagttatttttaatgatcAGTTAACATACAATTCTCTGTAttacttttaatctttttaatttcagtcttTTATCTATCCTATTTATCCATTCCGCTATGAAAGGTTCCACCGCTttcaaaaatcattaaaaataacatataaagaatagaaaaaaaatttaaattataataatgagaTCTGAATagttaatacaaaaatatcctACTGTGAATctgcacttttttttgtttggttattaAATAGTCAGATTTTGTGTTAGTGCAACAATCAATAtaagtgtttgttgtgtaaattgaactttcaaaaaatttcacacagggatgcacagaatatatcatgctagcactAGTTTACACTTCAGAAATCACACTTtataactgtatataaacttgaaatgattataacattgttcttgtccaaaaaaaaaaaatcagattgatgcatttaataatattattatcggttACGCTAAGAATGTACAGAGCGgcgcaaaaaaaaataaaatcactatGGAGCACCGAGTGCCTAATTTCACCcgtgtttaaaaatttaatatctgttaactacaaaaaagacaaacatatgtgatatgccgtttaaaagagcatttaaacacatttgcgtggtgtgaattttcaagaattataggctctgatttcttgtagtaagctcacatgaaAGATAGTAAATGTATTAGATTTCACAAGCGATCGGAATGTCACACgttcagaaattaaagaaacttttttacatgtatatacaagcataaagtaccaaaaaagatcatattttattaagaaatatacattagaatttaattattactcactgttttcttcacattttctgttgtttgagtacaaatccacgtaaAATCGAAGCGAACCCCAAAATTTCAATATGgcgctcacgtgtaaacaaactataaactgcagaaaaaaacacgAGGTAAACACATGATTGGTTGAAttattcagcctttaaagggaagcaatcgttgGAAGGAACAGTCCTAAGGTCCCCGTGTTTTCTCCCATTTGTTTTATCGCTTATTTACGCGTTGTacgtgtctttaaaaaatacaacaatgcatcTCCCACCGGTGGGTGACCCGCAAGCCTGATAAGCCGCGGTGAACTCATACCGGTGTCCTCCACGGCACGATAGCGTTAATTATGAGTGAAAATTCTTCCTCTTTCcataaagaagaatattttctgGAATATACTGCTAAACAGTCCATGAAGAGACCAATAAATAATTTAGGGTAAGCATAACTGAGGTTACCACAACAGATGTCTAATTCAGCAACACATACACCATGATTACACATGTATAAAAATTTAgcgaaaaatatatataaatcccAAACAAGAGAATATTTTAGATAATGTAGTAGGGCTTATAAGCTAGACCACTAACCAAAGCTAGTGTGTAGAAAGTAGTGTCTGCAGTAAATGTGAATGGGGTGTGGGGAGTTACTGGTTGGTTGTGTTCAAATGATAAAAAGGTGCTAAACATTCTGCATACAACTGAAGACTAAAATTTAAATCAACATACGTGATCTACAAGGAATGAATGTAACAGGGAGAAGATATACCTAATCTTTTTAATAATTAAGGtttgcaaaaaatgttttgttcttcTGAAAGATGTTCTATGTCATGATCAAAAATCCCTAGAAACTTTATTAGAGAAAAACTGGAAACtgtcaataaaatttatatgCTGAATTTCTGTGATAAAACCTCAAATACAAATTATTCTGAACAAGAGCTAAGCGCTAGTAAAACCTTACTGCTTCACTAAACAATCTTTACGATCAGAATTACCTTGAACCTTTTGTGGCGAATATACTGGAAATGACAAAGTTCACATTTAGGTGTTTTTTTTGTCCTCCGAGATGACACTTCTATCCATTTCTGGAAAGAACAAAATTTGATAATTTAGAAAGAttaaaaacttcagaaaaaCTGATAACTATGTCAAAATAATGTCAAGAATTTGaacttaaaaacacacacacagagacatatcACTGTCAAAACCAGTTTTACAATTGAATATCCTGTAGAATTAAAGATTGCAGCTGTGTGTTTTGACATCTGATGAAAGGTCTGCAACAGTCTTGAGAAAGTTTTGATCATTAAAATCAGCAGCACAACAGGCCTTATACTAAGCATTAAATAGTATAAATCAATCCACACTGAATTTCTCATGTGTCATAGACCAGTGTGCCAGGCTCTTAATATCTTTCAGCTCATGAAATTCTATATTACTacgtaacaaaaataaaaaagtaaccCTATTTTCTGTCAGGTTAAAATTCTTCAATTTGCTCAATTTTTCATCTCTTTGCTCTGATTCAAAATTTTATGATCTTCAAAATCAGGATGTAGGCATTTTGATGATCACACTTAGGAGACTAAGAGTGAACCCTTATGCAGAAAAGTGTCAAAGGTGTCACTCAACAGCTAAACGTGGCTGCTCAAGAACCAGTAAAGAGATGTATTTCAGAAGTGGTCGGAAAAGTTCTTTTCCAAAGCCAAAAATTTCAAGTGTAAATGATTCAGCAAACTGTTATCTATTAcaattacttttatatattaGAACATGCCAGTTGACTGGAACATTTTTTCAatggaatgtttttaaaagaggaaataaatgcATCAATACaactaacaaaagaaaatcatgagAGGGTACCTGCATGTGTGAAGCAACTATGTGAATGTAACAAATATTCTCTTTAgattatagttttgttttgacGATAGGTTCtcatttttcatacattttacttttccagtctttttgttaatgtttattcttGCTTTTAAGCTTATTAAAGttaatattaagaaatatatCTGTGGAGTTagtagagaaaaaagaaacttttgaattTTGTCACAAAACACTTGAACTCACCAAAAGACATAGGTAGTGTACAAACATCATCGTGCCTGAACATCGGCATGGTGAAAACAGAAAATCGTCCTTGTCACCTGGCAATTGACATATCCGACATACAGGCAGCAAATCTGTTCCAGTATCTGAATCAGGTGGATTAAGCTTCTTGACTGGGAGTGGAGTTATGCATGCACTTGAAGGACAGCTGTGCACGATGGGATCAGATCGGTCTATAACCTCTGCCACTGATGCTGGAAGAAGTGGTGCTTCTGACTGTGATGCTGCACTGGTGTTCAAGTCGTCTTCTTGTGCTTGGACACTCATTTTGGCTTAATCAAAAATGAAGATGCAGtcctgatgaaaaaaaaaggaaagctttTGCATAAAACAGTCTTGCTAAAACACTATTACACAGAGTGAGTTTTGCGGTCACTGTCTTAAATAACCCTTAAGCCAATAACCTTCTGCTCTACAGTAATGCATATGAACTACCATGCTACAAGGCCTTTAAAAACAACGAAAATTAAGACTTGGGAACAGAGTTGCCTTTCCTACTTATATATTAGTGTAGTGTTGGGCAAAGGTTCCTGGTCCACTTTAGGATGGACAAGTAAATGAAGGAAAACCATGTGCCTAAAAAGTAATGTTTCTTATatcaaaagacattttaaacaaaatactgaaTTCCTGCAGCTTTAGAAATAgtaattatgtatttttaagtGTGCCCTACCTAAGTACATAAGAATGATAATCTCCCAGTGTCAATTTTCACTTCAAGTTATGTTTTATTAGTTCTAATGGGCACAGTTACTAACAGTTTCATCAAAGTCTGATCAATTTTCTTGTCATATTACTAGTTCTGAGATTATAGATGCACAAATGGAGGAAAAGtaggagaagagaagagaaaggaaaaggagaataacaatgagaaaaatgaacaatattCAAAAAGGTGATGTCTCacataaacttgaaaaaaaatcataataaaaggTCATACTTAGCAACTTTGTGCACACAACTGACTTGTTAGATAGACAAATGGGAAGACAATAACAACAGGTTTGAAATGTGCCAAGTGTTTCTGGGTGAGGTGAAACACCATCCCTATCACACAATTAATGTGGTCGCCTTTTGATACAATGCACTGTTCAAAAAGTGCACAGGTTTAAAATCCAAGCACATCATCTTATCATTATACTTCTCTCAAAAAAATATTCTACTACAAAGCTGCAGGAAATAATGTGAGGATGTATGTGTGGCTAATGGAAATTTTctcatgtaaacataaacatcatctTCCCTTGATCACGTTTCAAATACGACGATATGTGTGTCAAGGTGatgtttgtataaatataggAACTACATATTTTCGTCATCGAAATGCGCACGTTCCGTAAGTCCTTCAAAACTTCAACACATGTGCACAAAAGAATCTATTATTCCCtcccaccaacaaacaaacacacacagcgtacacaaacacatgcaaacagtATTACGCCGACATACCAGAGAAACACATTATAGGGAATAGCGTGAAGCGAGGGCACTGGCAAAAACTGATGTGATGGTTGATATACGATTGAGTTTAGCAAATACCACTGTTTAGAAATACACTATAGATTATTTGGCACTTATTTAAAGGTATATAAAAGAACGacatgcaataaataaattgaCTGCACGAAAACTCCCATCAAGTGAAGCACATAATTACAAGTTAAAGCTTgacctatttttgttttcagacttACACATTCCGAGCGAGGATAACATCAAAACACAGCGCAGAATGCAGGTTGCCGAGTCGAAGCCTGGGACGATATTTGTTTATTCTCATTCCAGGCTTAACATACTACTAAGCCTTTTAGCAGAAAATGCCTTTAGAAGAACCTAGGTAGCGTCACAGCTGATGCTCCTTGCAGCTAGCTCCAGGTTCCTAAGTGGTCACATGACCCGAAATGTTTACAGGGATATGTCACATGACCACCGCGTGCACTTTTCGTGCAGGGTTGTAAACAAGAACGCGACCCTTACTTCTCGCACATCTGTAACTGATAACATGTAATTGTTTTGTATTAGTTACTATATCTCTTCCATGGTCCATCTTTTAATCGTGTTGAAAGATAAGAATTATGTCATATGAAATCAAGTGCACTGCAGCGCACTCCAGTcggtaattattattatttttagcacTGATAAATCGACCGCATTTTATAAAGTACATTTGCTTCTGAAATTTCAGTTAACTTAATAACAAGTAAAATTCTGCACCAATCAGTTATATCAAAATTTGGCTGTAAATGCCGTGAACATCAAAGGTCAAATAATTCAACTAAATCATGCATTTACTATTTTCTAGAAGTTAACACCACCATATCCTTCTCTACCGCTACTACATTGCTTGGTTTAATATCTTAGATACGATATAATTTTGCTACCTGTTTATTGAGGAGAATTCGATGCAAAAATTTTGATTGCAAATGAAATCGGTTTGAATAAAAATGGGTGACAAATTAAGTAGTAAGGGAAATAAATCGTCACTaatggaatttgctgtagtTATGTCCCTTTGCTTAGTTCGAGCGTGATAATAGATAGCTGAGCCTCTTTAATTAatacaaacacgcaaacacgcccacgcgcacacacaacaaTGGTTGCCCGTTGGGAGAGGAATTAAAAACTGTCCAGCTATGGTGCATTGAACTTTTAGGTAGAGGGTTTGCCACCACAATCACATTCATccccatttcttcttttctacctCGGCTATAAAGACATTATATATTTTCCAAGACTAAGAATATGGAAGGAGTGAGTCCTTGAGGTTTCATTAGCACAGAGATCAGTAGCGAAAGCCCCGATCATCTCTGTGCATAAACACACTTCAATGAAGAGAGACAGGTGGGCTGTTAATGacgtattttttaattttaaaaaagtcgaCTTATCGAACCCCAGACTTGTCAATTAAGTTTTATTATATACTGTAAGGGGTGCGTTCAACAATGTTGCAAAACAGAAGGGAAATATTAGGAATAATTAACACGCAGAATGATTACTGTTAAACAGCCATAAATTCTTCCTTTTGGGGAgactggcttttttttaaacgacGGGAACTTCCTCAGGTTTGCCTGAAGGTATACATTAAAGGCTTGGGAGAGGCCTTCAGTGACTGATTGCTAAAGTGAAACTCAGTAAGAAAAATGATCACCGCCCCACCATCACCTGTATAGGTTACTAAAACGACTGTAACTCAATATACTTAAAAtctttttgagaaaatatttgtgacGCCCGCTCATCCAGCCCTTTCTCCCACTCACtgacccatccacccaccaaTCCATCCATACACATCCAGCTGTGAGAAGTGGGTGTGACTTCAACCGTCATGAGAG
Coding sequences within:
- the LOC112573719 gene encoding E3 ubiquitin-protein ligase MARCH8-like, giving the protein MSVQAQEDDLNTSAASQSEAPLLPASVAEVIDRSDPIVHSCPSSACITPLPVKKLNPPDSDTGTDLLPVCRICQLPGDKDDFLFSPCRCSGTMMFVHYLCLLKWIEVSSRRTKKTPKCELCHFQYIRHKRFKVILIVKIV